CTACCTCTCTATAGGCTCTGTGGGAGAGCTCAGTGTTCGCAGCAGCTTGGCGCTGGTCCCAGTGATCACACATGCATCCACACTGCCCCCAGAGCCCAAGTCACCCAGGATCCCTGCAGTGATGGCTTCCACCAGCAGCTCCTGCGCTGCCTCCAGCtgtaaagatgtgtgtgtgtgtgtgtgtgtgtgtgtgagtcctGATGGACCCTTTAGTATCACCCTCAGGCTACAGCCTGGAGACTGTTAATCTTGAAGGCTGGACTATTTACCATTTGCTCACACCCAAACTCCTCTCTCTCCCtacacccccatctccaccccaggCTCCTCTACCCTGGTTTCAGTATCCCTCTTTCCAGAGACCCCAATGTTCCCACTGCCCCTATTTTCACAAACTTCTCTGAGTCACACTTGTGGCTCTGCTTCCAGTGGGCTATTCACCCACCCACAATCCCTGGCtcactgcctttttctttctgggcCATAAGCACCTATAAAGTGATATATGCCTTCTGCTTCCATCCACCCTAAACAAAATCCAGACTCGACCCCACCTGCTGTTCCCTTCTCCCTCAACACCAAATGGCCCTCTCTGAGTTTTGACTTCTGGGACAGTCCAAGCTTTGGCACTGCTGGAATAGCACTTCACCCTCACTCCACTGGCCCCTCAGTCTCCACTCAGTCGTCACCTTCGAGAAGCCTAGCTCTAGAGTAGGCCAGGGTACCTCTGCGTTTCCCCAGCTCCCGGGTGTGCACTTCCCACCAATGCACGCatagtgggggcggggggagatgtCGCTCACCGTCATGTTCGGCTGGAACCGGTCCTCCAGCACTGCCAGGGCCGCATCCTGGCCGGAGCCTGCAGGCAGGAAGGGTATCGGAGGTCAGCCGCGGCCTCCCAGTCGCGGGATAAACGTTGAGGTCCCACGGGCGGGGTTCGCGGGAAGGGGGCGGAAGCGCTCACCCTGGGCCGTGAAGGGCAGACGGCTGTAGGAGCCGTGGGGGTGCACGCAGTAGAGCTGCGGTCCGGTGAAGTCTACGCCGCCCACAATCAGCGAGGCGCCCACGTAGCCCCGGTACCTTTTCGCGGAGTGGGTGCGGTCAGTCGAACGCACAGGACTCGAGGTCCCGCCCCTCCTCGATACCGCCCCTGCACCCGAGCCCCGCCCCTTCCCGTGGTCCGGCGCCCCGTGACCAACAGCGTTCCTTCCTGCCACTCTCTTAGCTCCTCTTAGGCCATCCTCTTCCGGTCTCTCGGACCTCGAGGCCCCGCCCTTCCTCCTGTCAAGCCTCctctcagccctgccctccccgcaACTGCCCCTCCCCAGGATCATTTTAGCCCCGCCCCAGCACCGGAAGAGCGTCTGGCGCAAAGCGCGGGTGACCGTGGCCACGCGGGGCTCGCGGCCTGTGGACAGCGCGTGTAGCTCCATGTTAGACGCCGCCATCCGCGTGGTCATCTCTGCGTCCGCGGCTACTCCAGCCCCACAGCAGCTGAAGGCGAAGGGAGGGTTCGTGTGGGCGGGACTATGGATGTTCTGGGACCCGGGATGGGAACGAGGGGGCGGTTCTTGAGGGGGGAACTGGGCGGGGGAATGCTCACTAGATTTTAGGGGCGATGAAGTGGATCTTTTCGCAGCTCTGGTACGCCACGATCGAATCGTTAGTGGCCCGCGTATCCGCGCCCAGGATGACCCcgtcctggggggtggggaggacccaTTGGTTCAGTGCCCACCTCCCATTCCCGGCCGCTCCTCTGAGTGTTACAATCCCAACGCCCTA
Above is a window of Phocoena sinus isolate mPhoSin1 chromosome 19, mPhoSin1.pri, whole genome shotgun sequence DNA encoding:
- the PSMB10 gene encoding proteasome subunit beta type-10; its protein translation is MQKTALEPQKGFSFENCERNAALERSLPGLRVPHARKTGTTIAGLVFRDGVILGADTRATNDSIVAYQSCEKIHFIAPKIYCCGAGVAADAEMTTRMAASNMELHALSTGREPRVATVTRALRQTLFRYRGYVGASLIVGGVDFTGPQLYCVHPHGSYSRLPFTAQGSGQDAALAVLEDRFQPNMTLEAAQELLVEAITAGILGDLGSGGSVDACVITGTSAKLLRTLSSPTEPIERSSQYRFAPGTTAVLSETVMPLTLELLEETVQAMDVE